A single Anopheles maculipalpis chromosome 3RL, idAnoMacuDA_375_x, whole genome shotgun sequence DNA region contains:
- the LOC126565595 gene encoding COX assembly mitochondrial protein homolog — protein MAHSFANEPSDPTIPLGANKGGPHGLGDPDDRRLRKVELEVLIPKIMRERAKTEKCLPEVKAFEDCCKDAGLFMVAKCQIQNDALKACSLEWYRNEQFKKECTEIYLAERSEFRRTGLPKKFRKANIADQQQSA, from the exons ATGGCACATTCTTTTGCAAACGAACCTTCGGATCCTACCATCCCTCTTGGAGCAAACAAAGGAGGACCCCATGGGCTTG GAGATCCGGACGACCGCCGACTGAGGAAAGTGGAGCTTGAGGTGCTAATTCCAAAGATAATGCGAGAACgtgcaaaaacagaaaagtgtttgCCGGAAGTGAAAGCTTTCGAAGATTGCTGCAAGGATGCGGGTTTGTTTATGGTTGCCAAATGCCAGATACAAAACGATGCGCTCAAGGCGTGCAGTCTGGAATGGTACCGGAACGAACAGTTTAAGAAAGAATGCACCGAAATCTATTTGGCGGAACGAAGCGAATTTCGAAGAACAGGTTTGCCTAAAAAATTTCGAAAAGCTAATATTGCCGACCAGCAACAATCGGCATAA
- the LOC126565976 gene encoding UDP-glucosyltransferase 2-like — MIEMWKIFPLLIVLASGHGYRILGLFPHPGLSHFKVFHPIMRGLANEGHHVTVVSYFPDDNPVPGYHDLRFEGQEILTNTFSLEDFKGRTFIDNFREFYELAAWGVSSCMAALNSSAIEEILEIHRKAPFDVVVMEYFATDCMAGITWMLQAPLVGLSSCALMPWHYDRIGLPDTPSYIPSEFSTFSEEMSFLERAENWLVTRLVKILYRAVQISDNRLLQAKFPNADIPDVNEIVTNTSLILVNQHYTLSGARPLVPSVIEIGGVHIKNIKPLPTELQQIMDDASKGVIVVSFGSVLKASTLPNSKRAAMIEAFQHFNQHVVWKWEEEMEDQPTNVFIQKWLPQKDVLCHKNVRLFVSHGGLLGVSEAVHCGVPVVAMPIYGDQFLNAAALVNRGVGVRMDYESLHNVSYVVECIREGLSARKKENAQSLAKAYNSRPQPPLDLAIWSIINVIENGAKHYERSYAAKLSWDIYYSLDVFMILVLLFVIVVIPFSYCSWKMCCKNDTRGKKRFNKKKRL, encoded by the exons ATGATTGAGATGTGGAAAATATTCCCGTTGCTTATCGTACTGGCTTCTGGTCACGGGTATCGGATATTAGGCCTGTTTCCCCATCCCGGCCTAAGCCATTTCAAAGTGTTTCACCCAATAATGAGAGGCTTGGCGAACGAAGGTCATCATGTTACAGTGGTCAGCTACTTTCCGGACGATAATCCTGTACCAGGCTACCACGATCTTCGTTTCGAAGGACAGGAAATTTTGACGAATACATTCAGCTTAGAG GATTTCAAGGGCAGAACCTTCATCGATAATTTTAGGGAGTTCTACGAATTGGCAGCCTGGGGAGTGTCTAGTTGCATGGCCGCACTAAATTCTTCTGCAATCGAAGAAATACTAGAAATCCATCGTAAAGCTCCGTTTGATGTGGTTGTGATGGAATATTTTGCCACTGATTGCATGGCAGGAATAACTTGGATGTTGCAGGCTCCTCTAGTAGGTTTAAGCAGCTGTGCGCTAATGCCGTGGCACTACGACCGTATCGGGTTGCCCGACACTCCTTCCTACATTCCATCGGAGTTTAGCACATTTTCGGAAGAAATGTCTTTCTTGGAGAGAGCTGAAAATTGGCTAGTTACCAGATTGGTGAAGATTTTGTACCGTGCTGTACAAATAAGTGATAATAGATTATTACAAGCCAAGTTTCCGAATGCAGATATACCCGACGTGAATGAGATTGTGACCAATACCTCGTTAATACTGGTCAATCAGCATTACACGCTCAGCGGTGCACGACCGTTGGTACCTTCGGTGATTGAAATTGGTGGAGTGCACATCAAAAACATTAAACCTTTGCCAACCGAATTACAACAAATTATGGACGATGCGTCTAAGGGCGTTATTGTAGTATCCTTCGGATCCGTTCTTAAAGCTTCTACCCTTCCAAATAGTAAACGAGCTGCAATGATAGAAGCATTTCAACATTTCAATCAGCACGTGGTGTGGAAATGGGAGGAAGAAATGGAAGATCAACCAACGAATGTGTTTATCCAGAAATGGCTTCCTCAGAAGGACGTGCTGTGCCACAAGAATGTACGTCTGTTCGTATCTCACGGAGGTTTGCTGGGAGTTTCAGAAGCTGTCCACTGTGGTGTGCCGGTAGTGGCCATGCCTATATATGGAGATCAATTTCTCAATGCTGCCGCACTGGTCAATCGAGGCGTTGGAGTTCGTATGGATTACGAAAGCCTACACAACGTATCTTACGTGGTGGAGTGTATTCGCGAAGGACTTAGCGCAAG aaaaaaggaaaacgctcAATCATTAGCAAAGGCTTACAACAGCCGTCCTCAGCCACCGTTGGATTTAGCAATTTGGTCGATCATCAATGTAATTGAAAACGGTGCCAAGCATTACGAACGTTCATACGCAGCTAAATTGTCATGGGATATCTATTACTCGCTGGATGTTTTTATGATActtgtgcttttgtttgttattgtcGTAATTCCGTTCTCATACTGTAGTTGGAAAATGTGTTGTAAAAACGATACTCGCGGTAAGAAAcggttcaataaaaaaaagagattatAA